In the genome of Paludisphaera rhizosphaerae, one region contains:
- a CDS encoding tetratricopeptide repeat protein codes for MQIFIPLALIGWIPACLVLFLLFPWRRALQIAIIVSWLFLPSAGLNISGLPDYTKTSAFSYGIILSLMILVPDRFARLKPSWMDLPTSIFVLCPIVTSLANDLGLYDGVASANGNLTYIGLPYLIGRACFDSARDIRNLGVAIAVGGLIYVPLCLLEMAVGPFLSVKIYTIYAHTEVRLGGFRPRVFLNTGLELGLWMAIACFISIWLWRVGVLKRVMGIPFGSILLPILIVTTLLCRSSGATFLLGFTLSILWLSARMNRRVLMVLWTLACFAYIGVRVGNYWDYNGLITFLAKNFSEDRAQSLEFRFQNEDILIAKAVQRPVFGWGGFGRSRVMDEYGRDISITDGLWIIMFGVFGTVGVLSFLMISVLPCLVFIRKFPARRWFEPDVGSLAALVGSITLYLGDIMFNGFSIMPILVGAGALSSVLRLPTVYFSDGADFTDAFSRDLPGTTPLELAPAEEKMAARYIDLARGFRQSGDFESAAGARRHAYDLLAGLADSGRETPSGRRRRLDCANDLAWLLAVRPDPAPSDREEAVDLARMATEGDPNSPTYWNTLGLSLCRVGAFEDAQAAARRSMELDEAWNGFDLVVLALTDARLGRKADAAPWLAQAVRWRDDQGASDPVLDELIHETESALAG; via the coding sequence GTGCAAATATTCATCCCCCTCGCCCTGATCGGTTGGATACCCGCTTGCCTCGTCTTGTTCTTGCTGTTCCCGTGGCGGCGGGCGCTGCAGATCGCGATCATCGTGTCCTGGCTTTTCCTTCCTTCGGCAGGCTTGAATATCTCCGGTTTGCCGGATTACACGAAAACCTCAGCCTTCTCCTACGGGATCATCCTGTCGCTGATGATTCTCGTCCCGGACCGATTCGCCCGCCTCAAGCCGAGTTGGATGGATCTGCCGACGTCGATCTTCGTGCTTTGTCCAATCGTCACTTCGCTGGCCAACGATCTCGGTCTCTACGACGGCGTCGCATCAGCGAATGGGAACTTGACCTATATAGGGCTTCCTTACCTGATCGGGCGGGCGTGTTTCGACTCGGCCCGGGATATACGAAATCTCGGCGTGGCGATCGCCGTCGGGGGGCTCATCTACGTCCCCTTGTGTCTTCTGGAGATGGCCGTCGGCCCATTCCTGTCCGTCAAGATCTACACGATCTACGCCCATACCGAGGTCCGTTTGGGGGGATTCCGACCCCGCGTCTTCTTGAACACCGGCCTGGAACTGGGCCTCTGGATGGCGATCGCCTGCTTCATTTCGATCTGGCTCTGGCGGGTGGGAGTTCTGAAGCGTGTGATGGGGATTCCCTTCGGGTCCATCCTCCTCCCGATCCTGATCGTGACGACCCTCCTCTGCCGTTCGAGCGGTGCGACCTTTCTCCTGGGATTCACGCTCTCCATCTTGTGGTTGAGCGCCCGGATGAATCGACGGGTCTTGATGGTTCTCTGGACCCTGGCGTGTTTCGCATATATCGGCGTCCGCGTGGGGAACTACTGGGATTACAACGGCCTGATCACCTTTCTCGCGAAGAACTTCAGCGAAGACAGGGCGCAGTCGCTGGAATTCCGATTCCAGAACGAGGACATCTTGATCGCCAAGGCCGTTCAGAGGCCCGTTTTCGGTTGGGGGGGATTCGGGCGGTCGCGCGTGATGGACGAGTACGGAAGAGACATCTCCATCACCGACGGCCTTTGGATCATCATGTTCGGGGTGTTCGGCACCGTTGGCGTGTTGTCCTTTCTCATGATCAGCGTGCTGCCGTGCCTTGTCTTCATACGAAAGTTCCCTGCGCGGCGATGGTTCGAGCCAGACGTCGGAAGTCTCGCAGCGCTGGTCGGCTCGATTACGCTCTATCTCGGCGACATTATGTTCAACGGCTTCTCGATCATGCCGATTCTCGTCGGCGCTGGGGCGTTGAGCTCGGTTCTCCGGCTGCCCACGGTCTATTTCAGCGACGGGGCGGATTTCACCGATGCGTTCAGCCGAGACCTTCCCGGAACGACGCCTCTGGAGCTCGCGCCGGCTGAGGAGAAGATGGCGGCGCGCTACATCGACCTGGCGCGAGGGTTTCGGCAGAGCGGGGACTTCGAGAGCGCCGCCGGCGCCCGTCGACACGCCTACGACTTGCTCGCGGGCCTGGCCGACTCAGGGCGGGAAACGCCCTCGGGGCGCCGCCGCAGACTCGACTGCGCCAACGATCTCGCCTGGCTGCTCGCGGTTCGTCCCGACCCCGCGCCGAGCGATCGGGAGGAGGCCGTCGACCTGGCCCGGATGGCGACCGAGGGCGATCCTAACAGCCCGACTTACTGGAATACTCTCGGGCTCTCCCTCTGTCGGGTAGGCGCCTTCGAGGACGCCCAGGCGGCGGCTCGGCGGTCGATGGAACTGGACGAAGCCTGGAACGGATTCGACCTCGTCGTGCTCGCCCTGACCGACGCCCGGCTGGGACGGAAGGCCGACGCCGCACCCTGGCTGGCGCAGGCCGTCCGCTGGCGTGATGACCAAGGGGCGAGCGATCCCGTCCTCGACGAGCTGATCCACGAGACCGAGTCCGCTCTCGCCGGTTGA
- a CDS encoding heparan-alpha-glucosaminide N-acetyltransferase domain-containing protein: MQPTRDSGRWPELDVLRTLAVVLMVGNHTATRVAASPPPWLVDAADLVGSMAPVAFFFLTGFGNGIQSIGKQPGNRLHQLIKVGLLLFADVFLWVSPSTHLGLDFLAFIGLSVLLLKELSRLPYSGRIAAAAAVAVGLARFLLGPLARPMLPDTMLGHSAGALLGVSGLAGLSYPPAPWLCYPLLGYALGRLAARWRTRFVDHWKGVALLASAIGIVSTAAAMLLASRGLIIFRWGTVSLTFFIASLAAIGFLAAIAIVAGRSPAAKFLSTEAQASFAVVPLHYMLLHLLDAALGPATGSASYLVRFLTVLALSLIGASLASQFSALLRRRGDAAVQTAWLTVLAACAATAILLAVHPMSEASSTALRFVAQSMLCILLGLPIPSLSPSRPEPRVYAETASRHNPDNQ; encoded by the coding sequence ATGCAGCCGACGCGTGACAGCGGACGTTGGCCCGAGTTGGATGTTCTGCGAACTCTGGCCGTCGTCCTGATGGTCGGCAACCACACTGCGACCCGCGTGGCCGCATCCCCTCCCCCTTGGCTCGTCGACGCAGCCGATTTGGTCGGAAGCATGGCGCCCGTCGCCTTTTTCTTCCTGACGGGATTCGGCAACGGCATCCAATCGATCGGAAAACAGCCCGGAAACCGACTGCACCAGTTGATCAAGGTCGGGCTACTTCTGTTCGCCGACGTCTTCCTGTGGGTGTCGCCGTCGACCCATCTGGGACTCGACTTCCTCGCCTTCATCGGCCTCAGCGTTCTGCTCCTCAAGGAGCTTTCCAGACTGCCTTACAGCGGCCGCATTGCAGCGGCGGCGGCCGTCGCGGTGGGACTCGCGAGGTTTCTCCTGGGTCCGCTCGCTCGGCCGATGCTGCCCGATACGATGCTCGGCCACTCGGCGGGAGCTCTTTTGGGCGTTTCAGGACTCGCGGGACTGTCTTACCCGCCGGCCCCCTGGTTGTGTTATCCCTTGCTGGGCTATGCCTTGGGTCGTCTGGCGGCGCGATGGAGAACCCGGTTCGTCGATCACTGGAAAGGGGTCGCGTTGCTTGCCTCGGCGATCGGGATCGTCTCGACGGCTGCCGCGATGCTCCTGGCCTCGCGCGGGCTCATCATTTTCCGATGGGGGACCGTTTCGCTCACCTTCTTCATCGCCAGCCTGGCGGCCATCGGATTCCTCGCGGCGATCGCGATCGTCGCTGGCCGATCACCGGCGGCGAAGTTCCTGTCGACTGAGGCGCAGGCCAGTTTCGCCGTGGTCCCGCTGCACTATATGCTCCTGCACCTGCTGGACGCCGCTCTCGGTCCGGCGACAGGGTCGGCCTCCTACCTCGTGCGGTTCTTGACCGTCCTCGCGCTGAGCCTGATCGGAGCGTCGCTGGCGTCTCAGTTCAGTGCTCTGCTGAGAAGGCGAGGGGACGCCGCCGTCCAGACGGCCTGGCTGACGGTACTCGCAGCCTGTGCAGCCACGGCGATTCTCCTTGCCGTTCACCCCATGTCGGAGGCGTCCTCGACGGCGCTCCGCTTCGTGGCGCAGTCGATGCTATGCATCCTGCTGGGGCTTCCGATTCCCTCTCTGTCACCCAGTCGTCCAGAGCCACGCGTCTACGCCGAAACCGCCAGCCGCCACAATCCGGACAACCAGTAG
- a CDS encoding carboxypeptidase regulatory-like domain-containing protein — MRSRGYWSPLLAAALLAIGAGREASAYDVWVETVDWVPTSSVVSVPSYLATSYVVPTSFSVPTYYATAYVTETAADVIVPTSYVASSYVVPTYYETRFRRSLFGRRWIPTGTRAVYPTTYTTSSYFPTTLYYPSSYVVPTTFSSAPVVVDRGVVATAYTAPSTCCADSVIASPTSVRVVAPESPSIRRPAPSASAEDDLNEAPALPSNVQPPPAAPKSNRPAPVQSQPKAVLPEPGEIKGGEPPTPPAAERQQSTVRPSAEEPPAPTTPANSEEVSPAPGDLGLNTRREAMRPVYDPARSVDPARRNVLFGRVRSRDTGEVEEGVRIVVSSRTGVFEDRPAHTDAFGRFAVRVPDGDWTVRVTMPSGRIYAVSEITVDKGLIVDAEGRDVPSLTITR; from the coding sequence ATGCGATCCCGCGGCTACTGGTCGCCCTTGCTGGCGGCGGCGCTCCTGGCGATAGGAGCCGGACGCGAGGCCTCGGCGTATGACGTCTGGGTCGAGACCGTCGACTGGGTGCCGACGTCGAGCGTCGTGAGCGTCCCTTCGTACCTCGCGACCTCCTACGTCGTGCCGACGTCCTTCTCCGTGCCGACCTACTACGCAACGGCCTACGTGACCGAAACGGCGGCCGACGTCATCGTCCCCACGAGCTACGTCGCCAGCAGCTACGTCGTGCCGACCTATTACGAAACCCGCTTCCGTCGCAGCCTCTTCGGCCGACGTTGGATCCCAACCGGGACGCGGGCCGTTTACCCGACGACCTACACCACCTCCAGCTACTTCCCGACGACGCTGTATTACCCGTCGTCCTACGTCGTGCCGACGACGTTTTCCTCCGCGCCGGTGGTCGTCGACCGCGGCGTGGTTGCGACGGCTTACACGGCGCCCAGCACCTGCTGCGCCGACTCCGTGATCGCCTCGCCCACGTCGGTCCGCGTGGTCGCCCCCGAGTCGCCCTCAATCCGTCGGCCGGCCCCGTCGGCGAGCGCCGAGGACGATCTGAACGAAGCGCCCGCCCTCCCCTCGAACGTTCAGCCGCCTCCGGCTGCTCCGAAGTCGAACCGGCCGGCTCCCGTGCAGTCGCAGCCGAAGGCCGTCTTGCCCGAACCAGGCGAGATCAAAGGCGGCGAGCCCCCAACCCCGCCGGCCGCTGAGCGCCAGCAGTCGACGGTCCGCCCCAGCGCCGAAGAGCCGCCGGCTCCGACCACCCCGGCCAACTCCGAAGAGGTCTCCCCCGCCCCCGGCGATCTTGGGCTGAACACCCGTCGCGAGGCCATGCGGCCGGTCTACGATCCGGCTCGGAGTGTCGACCCGGCGCGTCGGAACGTCCTGTTCGGTCGGGTCCGTTCTCGCGACACGGGCGAGGTGGAAGAAGGCGTCCGCATCGTGGTCAGCAGCCGCACGGGCGTCTTCGAGGATCGGCCCGCGCACACGGACGCCTTCGGCCGCTTCGCCGTTCGCGTCCCCGACGGCGATTGGACCGTCCGCGTCACGATGCCGAGCGGTCGCATCTACGCGGTCAGCGAGATCACCGTCGACAAGGGCCTGATCGTCGACGCCGAGGGCCGGGACGTCCCGAGCCTGACCATCACGCGCTGA
- a CDS encoding putative signal transducing protein, which translates to MSDELDIEPVRLCVASSEAEATLIVNLLQDDGIPARSDATPASGVFGGLPFESGHSVYVMPSNARRAREVLSNYPHFQDLKNVHEPTSD; encoded by the coding sequence ATGTCCGACGAACTCGACATCGAGCCGGTCCGCCTCTGCGTGGCTTCCAGCGAGGCCGAGGCGACCTTGATCGTCAATCTTCTTCAGGACGACGGTATACCCGCGCGCTCCGACGCGACGCCGGCCAGCGGCGTCTTCGGCGGCCTCCCTTTCGAGTCCGGCCACAGCGTCTACGTTATGCCCTCCAACGCGCGCAGGGCTCGGGAAGTCCTCTCCAACTACCCTCACTTCCAGGACCTGAAGAACGTCCACGAACCGACCAGCGACTGA
- a CDS encoding glycosyltransferase family 4 protein, which translates to MVVSYFHPFASGAERQALAQGVELVRRGHSVRVITRSVPGYPIDDEEYRGLQIHRWIRTSNRGPLFGLSFVAGFVRALRSLRGELDVVHTHQALWEAVSTGLARPFLRGIPTLVQPAASGYYGEAQELMRTRGAPLLRRLILRNTHFAAISDDIAGEWSALGVPSDRMTRTASGVDTEVFHPGPSAVEADLLPRPRIVFTGRLHPQKNLPLLLNAWVEVARRTPANLILVGPGPDRQPLTELAESLGIADRVQFAGAVPSPAEHLRAADLFVLPSLAEGMSNSLLEAMATALPCVVSGVGGNTDLVTPGSTGVLVPAPTPEAWSSALIRLLEAPEEAQRLGANALTRVESEYSLRAVVDRYLGLYRRLIAEAH; encoded by the coding sequence CTGGTCGTCAGCTACTTCCACCCCTTCGCCAGCGGAGCCGAGCGCCAGGCGCTGGCGCAGGGGGTCGAGTTGGTTCGTCGGGGGCACTCCGTCCGCGTCATCACGCGGTCGGTCCCCGGCTATCCAATCGATGACGAGGAGTACCGAGGTCTCCAGATCCACCGTTGGATCCGGACGTCGAATCGAGGGCCTCTCTTCGGCCTCTCGTTCGTCGCGGGGTTTGTCCGCGCGCTGCGGAGCCTCCGCGGCGAGTTGGACGTCGTCCACACTCACCAGGCGCTCTGGGAGGCGGTCTCGACGGGCCTGGCCCGACCGTTTCTGCGCGGGATTCCAACGCTCGTCCAGCCCGCCGCCTCGGGATACTACGGCGAGGCCCAGGAGTTGATGCGGACTCGCGGAGCCCCGTTGCTCCGACGCCTGATCCTGCGGAACACCCACTTCGCGGCGATTTCCGACGACATCGCCGGAGAGTGGTCCGCCCTGGGTGTTCCGTCGGACCGGATGACCCGAACGGCCAGCGGCGTCGACACCGAGGTCTTCCACCCCGGCCCGAGCGCCGTCGAGGCCGACCTGCTGCCGCGACCGCGAATCGTCTTCACAGGCCGGCTGCATCCGCAGAAGAACCTGCCGCTGTTGCTGAACGCCTGGGTCGAGGTTGCCCGACGCACGCCGGCGAACCTGATCCTCGTCGGCCCCGGCCCCGACCGCCAGCCGCTGACCGAGCTGGCCGAGTCCCTCGGCATCGCCGACCGCGTTCAGTTCGCGGGAGCCGTCCCCAGCCCCGCCGAGCATCTCCGCGCCGCCGACCTGTTCGTCCTCCCCAGCCTGGCCGAGGGGATGAGCAACTCGCTCCTGGAAGCGATGGCGACCGCCCTCCCCTGCGTCGTCTCGGGCGTCGGCGGCAACACTGATCTCGTCACCCCCGGCTCAACCGGCGTCCTCGTCCCTGCCCCCACCCCCGAAGCCTGGTCCTCCGCCCTGATCCGCCTGCTCGAAGCCCCAGAAGAGGCCCAACGCCTTGGCGCGAACGCCCTCACCCGCGTCGAGTCCGAATACTCGCTGCGGGCGGTGGTGGATCGTTACTTGGGGCTGTACCGTCGGCTGATTGCAGAGGCTCACTGA
- a CDS encoding esterase/lipase family protein, translating into MIGRLKAPIVLAHGLFGFSRIGFGPVTLTSYFRGIPDVLRAAGNRVLTTRVHPIASIDFRGRRLGYRIDTYFPDEPVHIIGHSMGGLDARRLLAEPGWRDRILSLTTVATPHMGSILADFAKLRAGRIYRLLNALGIDYRGFLDVTRLSMHRFARKYGAIDGVPCFCVAGEPEATDVSWPLRRLYEALGEMEGPNDGLVPAASALAFGEPLPAWPLDHLRQMNWLTHAREESDAAYVPAYYGRIIANLIDLGYGADEDVEAVGAVPAARTSA; encoded by the coding sequence ATGATCGGGCGGCTGAAAGCTCCCATCGTCCTGGCCCACGGACTGTTCGGGTTCTCGCGGATAGGGTTCGGGCCGGTGACGCTGACCTCCTACTTCCGCGGCATCCCGGACGTGCTGCGCGCGGCGGGGAACCGCGTCCTGACGACGCGCGTCCATCCCATCGCGTCCATCGACTTCCGAGGTCGTCGCCTTGGGTACCGAATCGACACCTACTTCCCAGACGAGCCGGTCCACATCATCGGCCACAGCATGGGCGGGCTGGACGCGCGTCGGCTCCTCGCCGAGCCAGGCTGGCGAGACCGGATCCTGAGCCTGACGACCGTCGCCACGCCCCACATGGGGTCGATCCTCGCCGACTTCGCCAAGCTTCGGGCGGGACGGATCTATCGTCTCTTGAATGCACTCGGGATCGACTATCGCGGCTTCCTCGACGTCACCCGGCTGTCCATGCACCGTTTCGCCCGGAAATACGGGGCGATCGACGGCGTCCCCTGCTTCTGCGTCGCGGGCGAGCCCGAGGCGACCGACGTCTCCTGGCCGCTGCGAAGGCTCTACGAAGCGCTCGGCGAGATGGAGGGGCCCAACGACGGTCTCGTCCCGGCCGCGTCGGCCCTGGCCTTCGGGGAACCGCTGCCGGCGTGGCCGCTGGATCACCTTCGCCAGATGAACTGGCTGACCCACGCCCGCGAAGAATCGGACGCGGCCTACGTGCCGGCATACTACGGCCGGATCATCGCCAACCTGATCGACCTGGGCTACGGCGCCGATGAAGACGTCGAGGCTGTCGGAGCAGTCCCAGCCGCTCGAACCTCAGCCTGA
- a CDS encoding beta strand repeat-containing protein: MRRRRDWRPERELLEDRLAPATGAWSAAIGADSVSSSASAETQQLPLGLQYAASAALGAGEASYAVSATGTGGYSLSNGANSYTAYVDAGGFQVAGAGSSWSLDVVGIGYGDNQTSLGAATTVASSNRVEYDYGAISQWFVNGPLGLQQGFTLDARPAGGASSGLLTIDLALGGDYKAAASSDGTSVTLASADGSSSMVYGGLIAYDATGATVPARMVVTTSTDGRQEVSIVVDDAKAQYPLTIDPFVQQSKVNPSVGGTAVYFGNAVSLSADGKTAAIGARSSSVASVPGAVYIFSSNGASWGETSRLTVDSSPPADDFGFGYSVALSADGSTLVVGQPDATVGNVQKGAAYVFTLSGSTWSQAAKVTSSDGAAGDMFGFSVSANASGSVFVVGTPYADSAGKTDLGAVYYFGKSGSTWTQASKLTQSTLSASSYYGYAVALSASGTTLAVGAPNANVGTNTTQGLVYAYYNGVIKVLTASDAAADSGLGAAVALNDDGSTLLVGAPLVDVGGNANQGAAYVFFRSLSNWTQIAKITASDGQAGDEFGLDVSLSPDGRRAAVGAAQAAVGSNSHQGVVYVFDHLSGVTWTQTARLTASDGAASDHLGQGVAVSATTVLAGAPLATVNPLQPYQGAAYFFYEAPVLQVTANPTSRTATVGQSTTFTASSTAALNLGAQWQVSTDGSNWSNISGATNAWYTLVPTMADSGKQYRVVFSDGSGGTATSTAATLTVVKAVTKLTIATSAQPRRIGDPLTITVTAASASGVGSPNGGTVTLNFGGNNLSQPLTNGQAVFSNIPTLALGTYVVTATYDGTNDANFASAITTTSQVVVRGTSAITASVPAQSTVGQAVTLTVTLAAVGNISNMEGGVVVLDTGVPIAFPQFSTQNGVTTASYTTSALTAGSHWFQFVFLGNPELFAASSTVYQLVVNAAGATSSASISKTTTTPAGSGATTSGTNQSAAATTTNAYVGVPLTLTASLPTAIVGSGVQWQLSSDGTNWADIYNANQTWYTFTPTLNLSGYQYRAVFTNYTGGYSITTPTTLSVAKALPVLTVSTSVNPRAIGGALKITVNAASSMAGLPVPNGGKVSINIGTVNYSGTMVNGLAVFNNIPPVPLGTYVVTATYDGTNDPYFGSATATTKQVVVRGASALTASVPTSATLGQSVTLTATLTATGNISNNAGGVMILDNGIPIAFPQLTTSNGVTTATYTTSTLSAMTHQFQFVFLGNPELYAASSGVYTLNVTPAQSATASIAVKTSTIAPTTGTSSSTSINSLAMAEAFASTATTRKVGRSSSALGFWAAGSN; the protein is encoded by the coding sequence ATGCGACGACGCCGAGATTGGCGTCCGGAACGCGAGCTGCTGGAAGACCGACTGGCACCGGCGACGGGCGCCTGGTCGGCGGCGATCGGGGCGGATTCGGTCTCCTCATCGGCGTCCGCCGAGACCCAGCAGCTTCCGTTGGGGCTTCAGTACGCGGCGTCGGCGGCTCTGGGCGCCGGGGAGGCGTCGTACGCGGTTTCGGCGACGGGGACCGGGGGCTACTCGCTTTCGAACGGGGCCAACTCCTACACGGCTTACGTGGACGCCGGCGGTTTCCAGGTCGCAGGCGCCGGATCGTCCTGGTCGCTCGACGTGGTTGGGATCGGTTACGGCGACAATCAGACGTCCCTGGGAGCCGCCACGACCGTCGCCTCGTCCAACCGGGTGGAATACGACTACGGCGCGATCTCGCAGTGGTTCGTCAACGGCCCGCTGGGGTTGCAGCAGGGCTTCACGCTGGACGCGCGGCCGGCGGGAGGGGCTTCGAGCGGACTCTTGACGATCGACCTGGCCCTCGGCGGCGACTACAAGGCCGCCGCCTCGTCCGATGGCACCAGCGTCACGCTGGCCAGCGCTGACGGCTCCTCGTCGATGGTCTACGGCGGTCTGATCGCCTACGACGCCACCGGCGCGACGGTCCCGGCGCGGATGGTGGTCACCACGTCGACCGACGGCCGACAAGAGGTTTCGATCGTCGTCGACGACGCCAAGGCGCAGTACCCGCTGACCATCGACCCCTTCGTGCAGCAGTCGAAGGTGAACCCCTCGGTCGGCGGGACGGCGGTGTATTTCGGGAACGCGGTCTCACTCTCCGCGGACGGCAAGACCGCGGCGATCGGCGCCCGGAGCTCTTCCGTCGCTTCGGTTCCCGGCGCGGTCTACATCTTCAGCTCCAACGGAGCGTCATGGGGGGAGACGAGCCGCCTGACCGTCGATTCCAGCCCGCCCGCCGATGACTTCGGCTTCGGCTACTCGGTGGCCCTCAGCGCTGATGGTTCGACGCTCGTCGTCGGCCAGCCTGACGCGACCGTCGGCAACGTTCAGAAGGGGGCGGCCTACGTCTTCACGCTGAGCGGGTCGACCTGGTCGCAGGCTGCCAAGGTGACCTCTTCCGACGGCGCCGCCGGCGACATGTTCGGTTTCTCCGTGTCGGCCAACGCCAGCGGGTCCGTCTTCGTGGTTGGGACGCCCTACGCCGATTCGGCCGGCAAGACCGACCTGGGGGCCGTGTATTACTTCGGCAAGTCGGGTTCGACCTGGACTCAGGCTTCCAAGCTCACGCAGAGCACGCTCTCGGCTTCGTCGTACTACGGATACGCCGTGGCCCTCAGCGCGAGCGGGACGACGCTCGCCGTCGGCGCGCCCAATGCGAACGTGGGGACGAACACCACGCAAGGGCTGGTCTACGCCTACTACAACGGGGTCATCAAGGTCTTGACGGCCTCGGACGCCGCCGCCGACAGCGGCCTCGGAGCCGCGGTGGCGCTCAACGACGACGGTTCGACCCTGCTGGTGGGCGCCCCTCTGGTCGACGTTGGCGGCAATGCGAACCAGGGAGCGGCCTACGTCTTCTTCCGCTCGCTCTCCAACTGGACTCAGATCGCGAAAATCACCGCTTCCGACGGTCAGGCCGGCGACGAGTTCGGCCTGGATGTGAGCCTCTCGCCCGACGGTCGTCGCGCCGCGGTGGGGGCCGCCCAGGCCGCGGTGGGCTCGAACTCCCATCAGGGGGTCGTCTATGTGTTCGACCACCTTTCGGGCGTGACCTGGACGCAGACGGCGCGCTTGACGGCTTCCGACGGCGCCGCCAGCGATCATCTGGGCCAGGGCGTGGCGGTCTCGGCGACCACGGTCCTCGCCGGCGCGCCGTTGGCGACGGTCAACCCGCTGCAGCCCTACCAGGGGGCGGCCTACTTCTTCTATGAAGCCCCCGTGCTCCAGGTGACCGCCAACCCGACGAGTCGCACCGCGACGGTCGGCCAGTCGACCACGTTCACGGCCTCCTCGACCGCGGCGCTCAATCTCGGCGCCCAGTGGCAGGTCAGCACCGACGGTTCCAACTGGTCGAACATCAGCGGCGCGACGAACGCCTGGTACACCCTCGTCCCGACGATGGCCGACTCCGGCAAGCAATACCGCGTCGTCTTCTCGGACGGCTCGGGCGGCACGGCGACCTCGACGGCCGCGACGCTTACGGTGGTCAAGGCCGTGACGAAGCTGACCATCGCTACCAGCGCCCAGCCCCGCCGCATCGGCGATCCGCTGACCATCACCGTCACGGCCGCCTCGGCCTCCGGAGTCGGATCGCCCAACGGCGGGACCGTGACGCTGAACTTCGGCGGGAACAACCTGTCGCAGCCGTTGACGAACGGCCAGGCCGTCTTCAGCAACATCCCGACCCTCGCCCTGGGGACGTACGTGGTCACCGCCACCTACGACGGGACGAACGACGCGAATTTCGCTTCGGCGATCACAACGACGAGCCAGGTCGTCGTCCGAGGGACGTCCGCGATCACAGCCTCGGTCCCCGCCCAATCGACGGTCGGCCAGGCCGTCACCTTGACGGTCACTTTGGCCGCCGTGGGCAATATCTCGAACATGGAAGGCGGCGTCGTCGTCCTCGACACGGGGGTGCCGATCGCTTTCCCGCAGTTCAGCACGCAGAACGGCGTCACGACCGCCAGTTACACCACGTCGGCTCTGACGGCTGGGTCGCACTGGTTCCAGTTCGTCTTCCTGGGCAACCCAGAGCTCTTCGCGGCCAGCTCCACCGTCTACCAGCTCGTCGTTAACGCCGCCGGTGCGACGTCTTCCGCTTCGATTTCCAAGACCACGACGACGCCCGCCGGAAGCGGCGCCACCACCAGCGGGACGAACCAATCCGCGGCGGCGACGACCACCAACGCCTACGTCGGAGTGCCGTTGACGCTGACCGCCTCCCTCCCGACCGCCATCGTCGGCAGCGGCGTGCAGTGGCAGCTCAGCAGCGATGGAACCAACTGGGCCGATATCTACAACGCCAACCAGACCTGGTACACCTTCACCCCCACGCTCAATCTGTCCGGCTACCAGTATCGAGCCGTGTTCACGAATTACACGGGCGGATACTCGATCACGACGCCGACGACCTTGAGCGTCGCCAAGGCGTTGCCGGTCCTGACCGTCTCGACGAGCGTCAACCCGCGGGCGATCGGCGGTGCTTTGAAGATTACGGTGAACGCCGCCTCGTCGATGGCTGGGCTTCCCGTCCCCAACGGGGGTAAGGTCTCGATCAACATCGGGACGGTGAATTACAGCGGTACGATGGTCAATGGGCTCGCCGTCTTCAACAACATCCCCCCCGTGCCGCTGGGGACCTACGTCGTCACGGCGACCTACGACGGGACGAACGATCCCTACTTCGGCTCGGCGACGGCCACCACGAAGCAGGTCGTCGTTCGCGGGGCGTCCGCGTTGACTGCCAGCGTCCCCACGTCGGCGACCCTCGGCCAGTCGGTGACGCTCACCGCGACGTTAACTGCGACCGGGAACATCTCGAACAACGCCGGCGGCGTCATGATCCTGGACAACGGCATCCCGATCGCCTTCCCGCAGTTGACCACGTCGAACGGCGTGACGACGGCGACCTACACGACGTCGACCCTGTCCGCGATGACCCACCAGTTCCAGTTCGTCTTCCTCGGGAATCCCGAACTCTACGCAGCCAGCAGCGGGGTCTACACCTTGAATGTCACCCCCGCGCAGTCGGCGACCGCTTCCATCGCCGTCAAGACCTCGACGATCGCGCCGACGACTGGGACTTCGTCGAGCACGTCGATCAACTCGCTGGCGATGGCCGAGGCGTTCGCCTCCACGGCCACGACCAGGAAAGTCGGCCGGTCGTCCTCGGCGCTCGGTTTCTGGGCCGCTGGCTCGAACTGA